From [Clostridium] symbiosum, a single genomic window includes:
- a CDS encoding HlyD family efflux transporter periplasmic adaptor subunit, with product MKRKYKKILAAVAVMFCLAALGLIMMKPAEADAEKVGYGNLERKFTVQAELTPVHSMILSTPSAGSVSDIPYKPGEQVKAGEALLKTETAQEISLDLQREQLKQQMSKAKQEYDCLYGAGGEAQSAYDAADSAYRLAKKNYEDGRILADSGYLSQTELETARTEMARAYQQYVQAGEINSEKQKNYLNEQIASCERQLETLEDAVGPTSVVMPFDGILWEVYTEKGAYLAQNQAALKVYRADEMKLSASVLAEDAAGLTVGMEAEAVYPDGVEGRATVAFIARTASKAISSTGLEESRCQVELDPKGPDTMTLMQRFGAGQQADLTFHMVKAENVLTVPISAVVPDGTDTVVYRVRAGKAEAVAVKAGTTESGRTEILEGLTEGDVVISDPYDTGIRDGSRVKTVF from the coding sequence ATGAAGAGGAAATACAAAAAAATTCTGGCAGCGGTGGCTGTGATGTTCTGCCTGGCGGCGCTTGGGCTTATCATGATGAAGCCGGCAGAGGCGGATGCGGAGAAAGTCGGGTATGGGAACCTGGAACGGAAGTTTACGGTCCAGGCCGAACTGACGCCGGTCCACAGTATGATTCTGAGCACCCCGTCGGCCGGGAGCGTATCGGATATTCCCTATAAGCCGGGAGAACAGGTAAAAGCGGGAGAGGCGCTTCTTAAGACCGAGACAGCCCAGGAAATCAGCCTGGATCTCCAGAGGGAGCAGTTAAAGCAGCAGATGAGTAAGGCAAAACAGGAATATGACTGCCTGTACGGAGCGGGAGGAGAGGCACAGTCTGCCTATGATGCGGCGGACAGTGCCTACCGCCTGGCAAAGAAAAATTACGAGGACGGCAGGATCCTGGCGGACAGCGGTTACCTGTCCCAGACAGAGTTAGAGACGGCGCGGACGGAGATGGCACGGGCTTATCAGCAGTATGTCCAGGCCGGGGAGATCAATTCGGAGAAGCAGAAGAACTATCTGAACGAGCAGATCGCATCCTGCGAAAGGCAGCTCGAAACACTGGAAGATGCGGTCGGCCCTACCTCGGTTGTGATGCCGTTTGACGGAATCCTGTGGGAAGTATATACGGAAAAAGGGGCCTATCTGGCGCAGAACCAGGCGGCCCTCAAAGTCTACCGCGCAGATGAAATGAAACTGTCGGCTTCCGTTCTGGCGGAGGACGCGGCGGGACTCACCGTTGGGATGGAGGCCGAGGCGGTGTATCCCGATGGGGTAGAAGGAAGGGCAACAGTGGCATTTATAGCCAGAACTGCGTCAAAAGCAATCTCATCCACAGGACTGGAAGAGAGCCGCTGCCAGGTAGAACTGGATCCCAAAGGACCGGACACCATGACCCTGATGCAACGGTTCGGAGCCGGGCAGCAGGCGGATTTGACGTTTCATATGGTAAAAGCAGAGAATGTTCTGACCGTTCCCATATCTGCGGTGGTGCCGGACGGAACCGATACGGTCGTCTATAGAGTGAGGGCGGGAAAGGCAGAGGCCGTGGCGGTGAAGGCAGGAACGACAGAAAGCGGAAGAACGGAGATACTGGAAGGCCTGACGGAGGGGGATGTGGTTATCTCGGATCCTTATGATACGGGGATTAGGGATGGAAGCAGAGTGAAAACAGTATTTTAA
- a CDS encoding acetyl-CoA hydrolase/transferase C-terminal domain-containing protein, with protein sequence MLNDYRNKFVTPEAAVAKAVRSGDWVDYGFGAGFPELLDRALAGRKEELKDVKIRGGLVIRPRIEVVECDPEQSAFTYYSWHIGDYERKLQSRGLCRFIPMILRSLPELYRSHIRVDVAFVPVSTPDDSGYCGLGISNYAWRTIFEKARTVVFEINEHLPRLQGVDGSHRVHLSEADFIVEGEHEPLPLRTYREPSPTDIEIARHVVNEIPDGAVLSLGVGGVPFTVARMLAESDRKDLGCHTGTISDAFLALHKAGKLTNKRKEFDAGYSTWNLAMGSQELYNWLDEEPELFHPGDVDYVHSPERISRMKNVISINGGVELDLMGQENAESAGSRQLSGTGGQLDFLEGAFRSEGGKGFICLASTHKKKDGSLKSNIVPFIPGGSVVSAPRSMIQYVATEYGVAKLSGLSLRERAEAMAAIAHPDFREELMKYARENFL encoded by the coding sequence ATGTTAAATGATTACAGGAACAAATTTGTAACCCCGGAAGCTGCCGTAGCGAAAGCGGTCCGCTCCGGTGATTGGGTGGATTACGGTTTTGGCGCCGGATTTCCGGAGCTTTTAGACAGGGCGCTGGCCGGTCGGAAAGAAGAATTAAAGGATGTGAAGATCCGCGGCGGCCTGGTGATCCGTCCCCGCATTGAGGTCGTGGAATGCGATCCGGAACAAAGTGCATTTACCTATTACAGCTGGCACATCGGCGATTATGAAAGAAAGCTTCAGAGCCGTGGTTTATGCCGTTTTATCCCGATGATCCTGCGTTCGCTGCCCGAGCTTTACCGCAGTCACATCCGCGTCGATGTGGCCTTTGTGCCTGTTTCAACGCCCGATGACAGCGGTTACTGCGGGCTTGGCATCTCAAACTATGCGTGGCGGACCATTTTTGAAAAAGCCCGGACCGTCGTGTTTGAGATTAACGAACACCTTCCGAGACTCCAGGGTGTGGACGGCTCCCACCGTGTCCATCTGTCCGAAGCGGACTTTATCGTCGAGGGGGAACACGAACCCCTCCCTCTTCGTACCTACCGGGAACCGTCTCCCACCGACATTGAAATTGCCAGACATGTCGTAAATGAGATCCCGGACGGAGCCGTTCTCTCGCTCGGCGTCGGCGGCGTGCCGTTTACGGTTGCCAGGATGCTCGCCGAATCGGATCGGAAGGATCTGGGCTGTCATACGGGGACCATCAGCGACGCCTTCCTGGCGCTGCACAAAGCCGGCAAGCTGACCAATAAGAGGAAGGAATTTGACGCGGGCTACTCTACATGGAATCTTGCCATGGGTTCACAGGAGCTGTACAACTGGCTTGATGAGGAACCGGAGCTCTTTCACCCGGGCGACGTGGACTACGTCCATTCCCCTGAGCGCATCAGCCGGATGAAGAATGTAATCAGCATCAACGGCGGCGTGGAACTCGACCTGATGGGCCAGGAAAATGCGGAATCTGCGGGCAGCCGCCAGCTCTCCGGTACAGGCGGACAGCTCGATTTCCTGGAAGGCGCTTTCCGCTCCGAAGGCGGCAAGGGATTCATCTGTCTTGCCTCCACGCATAAAAAGAAGGACGGATCCCTCAAATCCAATATCGTCCCCTTCATTCCAGGCGGCAGCGTGGTGTCGGCGCCCCGGAGCATGATTCAGTACGTGGCGACGGAATACGGCGTGGCAAAGCTGTCCGGCTTATCCCTGCGGGAGCGGGCCGAAGCAATGGCCGCGATAGCACATCCCGATTTCAGGGAAGAACTTATGAAGTATGCAAGAGAGAATTTTTTGTAA
- a CDS encoding TetR/AcrR family transcriptional regulator, translating to MKEEKKEENVDRRIRKTRRMLRECLTSLLKEKRVQDITVREIADMADINRGTFYLHYKDVFDLMEQIENELLKDLEDMLNHHQAQDLLSRPSLIFAELYPLVQENADIVSILIGENGDLNFVNRLKHIVREKCLNDWKALKSLRNSDAFDAYYSFIVSGCIGMVQYWLGTGMKETAEELAFMTEEVILKGIRVLEKD from the coding sequence ATGAAAGAAGAAAAAAAAGAGGAGAATGTTGACCGGCGTATCAGGAAGACCCGCCGCATGTTGAGAGAATGCCTGACCTCCCTGCTCAAAGAGAAACGGGTCCAGGATATTACGGTAAGAGAAATCGCCGATATGGCGGACATCAACCGCGGTACTTTTTATCTGCATTATAAAGATGTTTTTGATTTGATGGAGCAGATTGAAAATGAACTGCTGAAAGACCTTGAGGACATGCTGAACCATCACCAGGCCCAGGATCTCCTGTCCCGGCCTTCGCTGATCTTTGCGGAGCTCTATCCCCTCGTGCAGGAAAATGCGGATATTGTCTCGATTTTGATCGGGGAAAACGGGGATCTGAATTTTGTAAACCGCCTCAAACATATCGTGCGTGAGAAATGCCTCAACGACTGGAAGGCCCTGAAATCTCTGCGCAACTCCGATGCCTTCGACGCATATTATTCCTTTATCGTGTCGGGCTGTATCGGAATGGTCCAGTATTGGCTGGGCACCGGCATGAAGGAAACTGCCGAAGAGCTTGCCTTTATGACGGAAGAAGTGATTCTGAAGGGAATCCGCGTCCTGGAAAAGGACTGA